One Festucalex cinctus isolate MCC-2025b chromosome 1, RoL_Fcin_1.0, whole genome shotgun sequence genomic region harbors:
- the LOC144003186 gene encoding uncharacterized protein LOC144003186 encodes MAGWKNILSSTIPQYTLTDQCHSDRQAVNAMEILGNQKALVNPQRTTADIWQTHYPTQRRHSQKTRHTSDEDRQEKSSQITYGTYFIQEKKRRMQDERGEA; translated from the exons ATGGCTGGTTGGAAGAACATCCTGAGTTCTACCATTCCACAGTATACATTGACGGACCA GTGCCACTCAGACAGACAGGCGGTGAATGCTATGGAGATACTGGGCAACCAAAAGGCTTTGGTAAATCCACAGAGGACAACAGCAGACATCTGGCAGACACATTACCCCACCCAGCGGCGGCACAGCCAGAAAACAAGACACACGAGTGATGAAGATAGACAAGAGAAGAGTTCACAGATAACGTACGGTACATACTtcatacaagaaaaaaagagaaggatGCAAGATGAG AGAGGGGAGGCGTGA